Proteins co-encoded in one candidate division KSB1 bacterium genomic window:
- a CDS encoding glycosyltransferase family 9 protein: MTFAYRSDCRHFGGDVPCAPHKAHQVHCSSCQWYEPTSGRILIIKLGAVGDVIRSTPILHPLRRDFPQAVLHWLTHTPEVIPDIVDRVHPWRLEDILYLQATEFDLLINLDKDREACALASMVRARQKKGYLLRDGMPAPADVAAEGKFLTGLFDDVAKANNKSYPQELFEICGYTFAGEKYILSNFADLGLQWQIPQPRPLVGLNTGCGSRWKSRLWPEEYWAQLARELRAKGLGVILLGGPQEHEKNMRLAEATGATYLGHFPLRQFINLVDQTDVVVTAVTMALHIAIGLGKRVVLFNNTFNRHEFELYGLGETLEPEFSCSCFYAAECPNNCMQYLYPARVLASCLRQVLASGGMAGV, encoded by the coding sequence ATGACGTTCGCCTATCGCTCTGACTGCCGACATTTTGGCGGCGACGTGCCGTGTGCTCCCCATAAGGCCCACCAGGTGCACTGCAGTTCGTGCCAGTGGTACGAGCCCACTTCCGGGCGCATCCTGATTATCAAGTTGGGCGCCGTGGGCGATGTCATCCGCTCGACCCCCATTCTTCACCCTCTGCGCCGGGATTTCCCCCAGGCCGTGCTCCACTGGTTGACCCACACGCCCGAGGTAATTCCGGACATAGTCGACAGGGTACACCCGTGGCGTCTGGAGGACATTCTCTACCTGCAGGCCACTGAGTTCGATCTTCTCATTAACCTTGACAAAGACAGGGAAGCATGCGCCTTGGCCTCCATGGTGCGGGCGCGGCAGAAGAAGGGCTACTTGCTGCGCGATGGCATGCCTGCCCCTGCCGATGTGGCGGCCGAGGGCAAATTCCTGACCGGCCTCTTTGACGACGTCGCCAAGGCCAATAACAAGTCCTACCCGCAAGAGCTGTTCGAAATTTGCGGCTACACCTTTGCCGGCGAAAAGTACATCTTGAGCAACTTTGCCGACCTGGGCTTACAATGGCAAATCCCGCAGCCGCGGCCGCTCGTGGGCCTCAACACCGGCTGTGGCAGTCGCTGGAAGTCAAGGCTGTGGCCAGAGGAATACTGGGCGCAGTTGGCCAGGGAGTTGCGCGCCAAGGGACTGGGGGTCATCCTCTTGGGCGGACCCCAGGAGCACGAGAAGAACATGCGCCTTGCAGAGGCGACCGGCGCGACTTATCTGGGCCACTTTCCGTTGCGGCAGTTCATCAACCTCGTGGACCAGACTGACGTGGTGGTGACGGCGGTGACCATGGCGCTGCATATCGCCATCGGATTAGGGAAGAGAGTGGTGCTCTTTAACAACACATTCAACCGGCACGAGTTTGAGCTGTACGGGCTTGGGGAAACACTGGAGCCCGAGTTCTCTTGCAGCTGCTTCTATGCCGCCGAGTGCCCGAATAACTGCATGCAATATCTCTATCCAGCGCGGGTGTTGGCAAGCTGCCTGCGCCAAGTGCTCGCCTCAGGGGGGATGGCCGGCGTATGA
- a CDS encoding glycosyltransferase translates to MKIVIVGTAYPLRGGIAHYNALLYRALRARGHQVHVVSFKRQYPSLLFPGRTQQDAGEEAIPIQAEPLLDSIGPASWLRVALRIRQHAPDLVLFKYWMPFFAPCFAAVAFLSKLLCPTPVVYICDNIVPHEGTPLDVPLTRLGLGFVDHFVVMSHTVRQDLLRFVPHADFRQVPHPVYSIFGDPLPKEEARRRLGLGNGNLVLFFGYVRAYKGLHVLLKAMPEVLRQIPVRLLVAGEFYSDKSSYMELIEQLGISSAVTVVDEFIPNQDVKLYYSAADVVVLPYLAATQSGIVQIAYHFNKPVITTEVGGLPDEVVHGATGFVVPADDPQALAKAIVSYFAEKRERDFAEKIALHKGRYSWDRLAEAIESFATP, encoded by the coding sequence ATGAAAATCGTGATTGTTGGCACGGCCTACCCGTTGCGCGGGGGCATTGCCCACTACAATGCGCTTCTCTACCGCGCACTGCGCGCCCGCGGCCATCAGGTGCACGTGGTCTCGTTCAAGCGCCAATACCCGTCTCTTCTGTTCCCCGGCCGCACGCAGCAAGATGCCGGCGAGGAGGCCATCCCGATTCAGGCGGAGCCGCTGCTGGATTCCATTGGCCCTGCTTCGTGGCTGCGCGTGGCCTTGCGCATTCGCCAGCACGCCCCGGACCTGGTGCTTTTCAAGTACTGGATGCCCTTCTTCGCGCCATGCTTCGCCGCAGTGGCCTTCCTCAGCAAGCTGCTCTGTCCGACGCCCGTGGTCTACATTTGCGACAACATCGTTCCCCACGAAGGCACGCCGCTCGATGTCCCCCTGACCAGGCTGGGGCTGGGCTTTGTGGACCACTTTGTGGTCATGTCCCACACGGTGCGGCAGGACTTGTTGCGCTTTGTCCCACATGCAGATTTCCGGCAGGTGCCGCATCCGGTCTACAGCATTTTCGGTGACCCCTTGCCCAAGGAGGAGGCGCGCCGCCGGTTGGGCTTGGGTAACGGCAACTTGGTCCTCTTCTTTGGTTACGTGCGCGCGTACAAAGGCCTGCATGTTCTTCTCAAGGCAATGCCCGAAGTGCTGCGACAGATACCTGTTCGCCTGCTGGTGGCCGGCGAGTTCTACAGCGACAAGTCAAGCTATATGGAGCTCATTGAGCAGCTGGGCATCTCCTCTGCGGTGACGGTGGTGGACGAGTTCATTCCCAACCAGGACGTCAAGCTCTACTATTCGGCGGCAGACGTGGTGGTTCTGCCCTACTTGGCTGCAACGCAGAGTGGCATCGTCCAGATTGCCTACCACTTCAACAAGCCGGTGATTACCACCGAGGTGGGTGGGCTGCCCGATGAAGTGGTGCACGGGGCAACTGGCTTCGTGGTGCCAGCAGACGATCCCCAAGCATTGGCTAAGGCCATCGTCAGCTATTTCGCCGAAAAGAGGGAGCGCGATTTCGCGGAAAAGATCGCATTGCACAAGGGACGCTACTCTTGGGATCGTTTGGCTGAGGCCATCGAATCGTTTGCCACGCCATGA
- a CDS encoding glycosyltransferase: MTSALWQDPRPKKVLVVTYYFPPSGGAGVQRSLKFVKYLPSCGWQPVVLTARDADYPAFDPTLQAEVPPEARVFRTRIVEPYRLYRRLTGRRPDEAMDIASLTRDERQRRSFKERLAEAVRAWVFIPDARLGWLPFAVYGGLRAARQEQVTAIYSSAPPYTCHLIGLCLKLVTRLPWVADFRDSWVGWLSAAQRPPLPRAVDCFLEHQALARADAILAVSRGVADDLASRHPKLYEQRWRILPNGYDGADYEGLTPHPRPNRLVITYTGSLYGHRNPEALLRAVKLLIAERPAVRDRLLLRFVGRTGGFIEEMLRDPGLAGLVEVVPYVPHAESLRFLLSSDILLLIIDDAPANKGILTGKLYEYIGARKPILALAPEGEAAALIRRLRVGSVVAPNDVQAIKQALVHAYQMWQERRLHLAQVDEAGVAALDRRHLAKELAAVLDAVVAGQTRFQHPLATREKERL; this comes from the coding sequence ATGACCTCAGCGCTCTGGCAAGACCCTCGGCCGAAGAAGGTGCTGGTGGTCACGTACTACTTCCCCCCAAGCGGCGGGGCAGGCGTGCAGAGGAGCTTGAAATTCGTCAAGTACCTCCCCTCCTGCGGCTGGCAGCCGGTGGTGCTCACCGCCCGCGATGCCGACTATCCTGCCTTTGACCCCACGCTGCAGGCGGAGGTGCCGCCAGAGGCTCGCGTCTTTCGCACGCGCATCGTGGAGCCGTACCGCCTCTACCGGCGGTTGACGGGCAGGCGGCCGGATGAGGCCATGGATATCGCCTCGCTCACCCGCGACGAGCGCCAGCGTCGTTCCTTCAAGGAGCGGCTTGCAGAGGCGGTGCGGGCCTGGGTTTTTATCCCGGACGCGCGCCTGGGCTGGCTGCCTTTTGCCGTGTATGGCGGGCTGCGCGCGGCGCGCCAGGAACAGGTTACCGCCATCTACAGTTCCGCCCCGCCTTACACTTGCCACTTGATCGGCCTCTGTCTCAAGCTTGTGACCCGCCTGCCTTGGGTGGCAGACTTTCGGGACTCCTGGGTGGGCTGGTTGTCCGCAGCGCAACGGCCTCCGTTGCCCCGGGCTGTTGACTGCTTCTTGGAGCACCAGGCGCTGGCACGCGCCGACGCGATCCTGGCCGTTTCGCGGGGCGTGGCAGATGACTTGGCCAGCCGCCACCCGAAACTCTACGAACAGCGCTGGCGGATTCTGCCTAACGGTTACGACGGTGCCGACTACGAAGGTCTGACGCCTCACCCACGGCCGAACCGCCTGGTCATCACCTACACCGGCTCTTTGTACGGCCACCGCAACCCGGAGGCGCTACTGCGCGCGGTGAAATTGCTCATCGCCGAGCGGCCTGCTGTCCGCGACCGCCTGCTGCTGCGCTTCGTGGGTCGCACCGGTGGGTTCATCGAGGAGATGCTGCGCGATCCCGGCCTCGCCGGACTGGTGGAAGTTGTGCCCTATGTGCCGCACGCGGAGAGCCTGCGCTTCCTCTTGTCGTCGGACATATTGCTGCTCATCATCGACGATGCGCCTGCCAACAAGGGCATCCTCACCGGCAAGCTGTACGAGTACATCGGCGCGCGCAAGCCCATCTTGGCATTGGCCCCTGAAGGGGAAGCCGCCGCCCTCATTCGCCGCCTGCGGGTGGGGAGCGTGGTGGCCCCCAACGATGTGCAGGCGATCAAGCAGGCCCTGGTGCACGCGTACCAGATGTGGCAAGAGAGACGTCTGCATCTGGCCCAGGTCGACGAAGCCGGAGTGGCGGCCCTGGACCGTCGCCACCTGGCCAAAGAGCTCGCCGCGGTGCTGGACGCGGTGGTCGCTGGGCAGACTCGGTTCCAGCATCCGCTAGCGACAAGGGAGAAAGAACGACTATGA
- a CDS encoding glycosyltransferase family 4 protein: MARRLRLLYLGDPAAIHVQRWLRYFAGVGHKVALLPYPGSLAHVSAESLPSVHLHCPGEGPLRHVVRARPELATKTLIIDNALRVRQLARRGRVDILHAHYLSANGWSGMLSGVRPFVATAWGSDLNVDLHRSPFYRILTKLCIRRADLLTANSADLCRKLVEAGADEHKVHLVQAGLELARFPFKRGDERLRQALGLRNRPVVLSTRMLGKVYNLDIVIRAVPKVRAAVPDVVFLFAYRGSAAQEEALRALVTELEVQASVVLLGPVQNEHIAPLYHLAEVFVSVPSSEGMPGSLTEAMACGSVPVLSELPYVREWVHHGRNGLVVPVRDVDGLAEAIVWLLRHPRQRAAMARRNRLLVEERADHRLWMARVEELYLSLLSAPACWR; the protein is encoded by the coding sequence GTGGCGAGGAGGCTGCGACTTCTTTACCTGGGTGACCCCGCTGCGATCCACGTGCAGCGCTGGCTGAGGTACTTTGCGGGCGTGGGACACAAAGTGGCGCTTCTGCCGTATCCGGGTTCCCTTGCCCATGTGAGTGCCGAGTCGCTTCCCAGTGTGCACCTGCACTGTCCGGGAGAAGGCCCTCTCCGCCATGTGGTCCGTGCCCGGCCGGAGTTAGCCACGAAGACGCTCATCATCGACAACGCCTTGCGGGTGCGCCAGCTGGCGCGCCGCGGGCGCGTCGACATCCTCCACGCCCACTACCTCTCGGCAAACGGCTGGAGCGGCATGCTCAGCGGCGTGCGCCCTTTCGTAGCCACGGCCTGGGGATCAGACCTCAACGTCGATCTGCATCGTTCCCCGTTCTACCGCATCCTCACCAAGCTCTGCATCCGCCGCGCAGACTTGCTCACCGCAAATTCGGCCGACCTGTGCCGGAAACTGGTGGAGGCAGGGGCCGACGAGCACAAGGTCCATCTGGTCCAGGCAGGACTGGAGCTTGCGCGTTTCCCGTTCAAGCGCGGCGATGAACGCCTGCGGCAGGCTTTGGGCCTGCGCAACAGGCCGGTGGTGCTGAGCACGCGCATGCTCGGCAAGGTGTACAATCTGGATATCGTCATCCGCGCCGTTCCCAAGGTGCGCGCAGCGGTGCCCGACGTCGTCTTTCTCTTCGCCTATCGCGGCAGCGCCGCGCAGGAGGAGGCTTTGCGCGCGCTGGTGACAGAACTCGAGGTGCAGGCCTCGGTGGTTCTCTTGGGACCTGTGCAGAACGAGCACATCGCGCCGCTCTACCATCTGGCCGAGGTGTTTGTCTCGGTACCCTCTTCAGAAGGGATGCCGGGGTCCCTCACTGAGGCCATGGCCTGCGGCTCCGTGCCTGTGCTTAGCGAGTTGCCGTATGTGCGGGAGTGGGTGCACCATGGGCGGAATGGGCTCGTGGTGCCGGTGCGCGATGTGGACGGCCTGGCCGAGGCCATCGTCTGGCTCCTGCGCCATCCGCGCCAGAGGGCTGCCATGGCGCGCCGCAACCGCCTTCTTGTCGAGGAGCGCGCCGACCACCGCTTGTGGATGGCACGAGTCGAAGAGCTCTACCTTTCCCTGCTGTCGGCACCGGCTTGCTGGAGGTGA
- the gatE gene encoding Glu-tRNA(Gln) amidotransferase subunit GatE — protein sequence MHTFPEQIDYQELGLQVGVEIHQQLLTERKLFCHCPAGRYSRAHQAEVLRHMRPTLSEMGTYDGTALMEFKTKKNVVYLLKPESVCTYEIDDTPPFLVNEQALDIAIQIALALECKIIDEVHVARKQYLDGSIPTGFQRTMVVGIDGAVPFKGRTIRILQVNLEEDACREVSDVGHTITFRTDRLGMPLAEIITGADMHTPQEAAEGIRLISQVVRATGKVRRGIGSVRQDVNVSISGGTRCEIKGVPRIGLIPALVHYEAIRQRRLLELRDALRHRSLFAASLRFEIHKLNDLFAHSEFAPFREAVQRGEIVRGIKLVGLRGLLNHPVGAGRTFADELAGRVRVIACLDQPPILVHTDSYPHYPGWEAELAAIRERFRMSVQDAVCICHGSDADTNTAVDEIRARVAEAIEGVPNETRQALPGGATDFERILPGPDRMYPDTDHPPTRITPERLARLQTLVPEKPWARLARYQQWGLSPMLAEQVLNSPYAELFEKAAIEDPFPPRTIAALLVYRAPALQRRGARVASLLNDHFLELLRQAAAARLNAQQLTTTFEALLRNEGASVQQVLAQMQRAGQDRQALRKAVAEVVRQHKNLVADPSVAEAKKLRYLMGQVRQRAPHAFDGKEAHALLTRVLRQTR from the coding sequence ATGCACACCTTCCCCGAACAGATCGACTACCAGGAACTTGGTCTACAGGTAGGAGTGGAAATCCACCAACAGCTGCTCACGGAGCGCAAGCTCTTTTGCCATTGCCCGGCGGGCCGCTACTCGCGCGCGCACCAGGCCGAGGTCCTCAGGCACATGCGCCCCACCCTCTCCGAAATGGGCACCTACGACGGCACGGCCCTCATGGAATTCAAGACCAAGAAGAACGTGGTCTACCTCCTCAAGCCCGAGTCGGTGTGCACCTATGAGATCGACGACACGCCGCCATTCTTGGTCAACGAGCAAGCCCTGGACATCGCCATCCAGATCGCCTTGGCCTTGGAGTGCAAAATCATCGACGAGGTACACGTGGCGCGCAAGCAATACCTGGACGGCAGTATCCCCACCGGCTTCCAGCGCACCATGGTCGTGGGCATTGACGGAGCGGTGCCCTTCAAGGGGCGGACGATAAGAATCCTGCAGGTGAACTTAGAGGAGGATGCCTGTCGTGAGGTCAGCGACGTGGGCCACACCATCACCTTTCGCACCGACCGGCTGGGCATGCCGCTTGCGGAGATCATCACCGGGGCGGACATGCACACCCCCCAAGAGGCTGCCGAGGGGATCCGGCTCATCAGCCAAGTGGTGAGGGCCACAGGCAAGGTGCGCCGCGGCATCGGCTCGGTCCGCCAAGATGTCAACGTCAGCATCAGCGGAGGCACACGCTGCGAAATCAAGGGCGTGCCGAGGATAGGTCTGATTCCGGCGCTGGTGCACTACGAGGCCATTAGACAGAGGCGGCTCCTTGAGCTGCGCGACGCGCTGCGCCATCGCAGCCTTTTTGCCGCTTCTCTGCGCTTCGAGATCCACAAGCTCAATGACCTGTTCGCCCACTCGGAGTTCGCGCCTTTTCGGGAAGCGGTGCAGCGCGGCGAGATCGTGCGCGGCATCAAGCTGGTGGGCTTGCGTGGCCTGCTAAACCATCCCGTGGGTGCCGGGCGCACCTTTGCCGACGAGCTGGCCGGAAGAGTGAGGGTCATCGCCTGCCTGGACCAGCCGCCGATCTTGGTGCACACCGATTCCTACCCACACTACCCTGGCTGGGAAGCGGAGCTTGCGGCCATACGGGAGCGTTTCCGCATGTCGGTGCAGGACGCCGTGTGCATCTGCCACGGCAGCGACGCGGACACCAACACCGCAGTGGACGAAATCAGGGCACGGGTGGCGGAGGCCATCGAGGGGGTGCCCAACGAGACGAGGCAGGCTCTCCCGGGCGGCGCCACCGATTTTGAGCGCATCCTGCCCGGGCCGGACCGCATGTACCCTGATACAGATCATCCGCCTACGCGCATCACGCCCGAGCGCCTGGCCCGCCTGCAGACCCTGGTGCCGGAAAAGCCTTGGGCGCGTCTGGCCCGTTACCAACAATGGGGCCTCTCGCCGATGCTGGCAGAGCAAGTCCTCAATAGCCCCTACGCCGAGCTCTTTGAAAAGGCGGCCATAGAGGACCCTTTTCCGCCGCGCACCATAGCGGCACTGCTGGTGTATCGGGCTCCTGCGCTCCAGAGGCGAGGCGCTCGGGTAGCTTCCCTGTTGAACGACCACTTTCTCGAGCTGCTACGCCAAGCTGCCGCGGCACGGCTCAACGCCCAGCAACTGACCACTACCTTCGAGGCCTTGCTGCGCAATGAAGGTGCTTCCGTCCAGCAGGTGCTGGCCCAGATGCAGCGCGCAGGACAGGACAGGCAGGCGCTGCGCAAGGCCGTGGCAGAGGTGGTGCGCCAGCACAAGAACCTTGTCGCCGACCCCTCAGTGGCCGAGGCCAAGAAGCTCCGCTACCTCATGGGACAGGTGCGCCAGCGCGCTCCGCACGCTTTCGATGGCAAAGAGGCGCATGCATTGCTCACGCGCGTGCTCAGGCAAACGAGGTAA
- a CDS encoding RNA-binding transcriptional accessory protein — protein sequence MDENALITVLAEELRLGWRQVKNTVELLDAGNTVPFIARYRKELTGSLDEEAIRTIETRIRYLRNLEERKAVVLRSIQEQGKLTPELEARVLAATKLQEVEDLYLPYKPKKRTRATVAREQGLEPLAQVILAQEVESGDRVAIAASYVAPEKGVKSAEEALRGARDIVAEIVADDADVRQMLRQATWQKGLLRTAAKGPAHAGVYEMYAEHAEPVRGIPPHRILAINRGEREAVLRVRVEIDPEPLLAAIAARYITNRASIFVQDLAAAIDDAYHRLLAPAIERDLRAQLTERAEEKAIQTFAENLRHLLMVPPIRGKVIMGIDPGYRTGCKVAVIDATGKYLEGQTIFPHEPQRLWNEAKEVLHELIDDHAVDIVAIGNGTASRETELLVSEVIAEEERPVVYTIVNEAGASVYSASPLARQELPELDAAMRGNVSIARRLLDPLAELVKIDPKSIGVGMYQHDVNQARLGEALDWVVQSCVNRVGVDVNTASPALLRYVAGINRRVAEAIVAHRDAHGPFRTREELKRVKGLGENIFVQAAGFLRILDGDNFLDATAVHPESYPAAEKLVKELGLSLDEVKNKGEIVRKHMQERGLTVAELAVRCGCGTETLADIVESLARPGRDPREDMPGPIFRRDVLKIEDLKPGMVLKGTVRNVVDFGAFVDIGVKQDGLVHRSQMARTYVKNPLEVVSVGDVVDVKVLNLDVERGRISLSFLLD from the coding sequence ATGGATGAAAATGCTCTCATCACGGTCTTAGCAGAAGAGCTACGCTTAGGCTGGCGTCAGGTGAAGAACACGGTGGAGCTGCTGGATGCCGGCAACACCGTGCCCTTCATTGCCAGATACCGAAAGGAACTGACCGGTAGCCTGGACGAAGAGGCCATACGCACCATTGAGACGCGCATCCGCTACCTCCGTAACTTGGAGGAGCGCAAAGCGGTGGTGCTGCGCAGCATTCAGGAGCAAGGCAAGCTGACGCCTGAACTCGAGGCGCGCGTTCTTGCCGCCACCAAGCTGCAGGAGGTGGAAGACCTCTACCTCCCCTACAAGCCAAAAAAGCGCACGCGCGCCACCGTGGCCAGGGAGCAGGGCCTCGAACCCTTGGCGCAAGTCATTCTGGCGCAAGAGGTGGAGAGCGGCGACCGTGTGGCCATCGCCGCCTCATACGTCGCTCCGGAAAAGGGGGTGAAGAGCGCAGAGGAGGCCTTGCGCGGTGCCCGGGATATCGTCGCCGAAATAGTGGCCGACGATGCGGACGTGCGCCAGATGCTGCGCCAGGCAACCTGGCAGAAGGGACTCCTCCGCACTGCCGCCAAAGGCCCGGCTCACGCCGGCGTGTACGAGATGTACGCAGAGCATGCCGAGCCGGTGCGCGGCATTCCGCCGCACCGCATTCTGGCCATCAACCGGGGCGAACGCGAAGCGGTGCTGCGCGTGCGGGTCGAGATCGACCCCGAACCGTTGCTCGCCGCCATTGCCGCCCGCTACATCACCAACCGTGCTTCCATCTTCGTGCAAGACCTTGCGGCTGCCATCGATGACGCCTATCACAGGCTGCTGGCGCCGGCCATCGAGCGCGACCTGCGCGCCCAGCTCACAGAGCGGGCCGAGGAGAAGGCCATCCAGACCTTTGCGGAGAACCTGCGCCATCTGCTCATGGTACCCCCCATTCGCGGCAAGGTGATCATGGGCATCGACCCAGGGTACCGCACCGGCTGCAAAGTCGCAGTCATCGATGCCACTGGCAAGTACTTAGAAGGCCAGACCATCTTCCCGCATGAGCCGCAGCGTCTGTGGAACGAGGCCAAGGAGGTGCTGCACGAGCTCATCGACGACCATGCGGTGGACATTGTGGCCATTGGCAACGGTACCGCCAGCCGGGAGACGGAGCTTCTGGTGAGCGAAGTCATCGCCGAGGAGGAGCGCCCGGTTGTCTACACCATCGTCAACGAGGCAGGAGCCTCGGTGTACAGCGCCTCGCCGCTGGCGCGCCAGGAACTTCCCGAGCTGGACGCCGCCATGAGGGGCAACGTGTCCATCGCCCGCCGCCTCTTGGATCCCTTGGCAGAGTTGGTCAAGATCGATCCCAAGTCCATCGGGGTGGGGATGTACCAGCACGACGTGAACCAGGCGCGCTTGGGCGAGGCCTTGGATTGGGTAGTGCAGTCGTGTGTGAACCGCGTGGGTGTCGATGTCAACACCGCCTCCCCTGCCCTGCTGCGCTATGTGGCCGGCATCAACCGCAGGGTGGCAGAGGCCATCGTCGCCCATCGCGATGCCCACGGCCCGTTCCGCACGCGCGAGGAGCTCAAGAGGGTCAAAGGGCTTGGCGAAAACATCTTTGTGCAAGCGGCCGGCTTCCTGCGCATTCTCGATGGCGACAACTTCTTGGATGCCACTGCCGTCCACCCGGAGTCGTACCCCGCCGCAGAAAAGCTTGTCAAGGAGCTCGGCCTGAGCCTTGATGAAGTGAAGAACAAGGGTGAGATAGTGCGCAAGCACATGCAGGAGCGCGGCCTCACCGTCGCGGAGCTGGCAGTGCGCTGCGGATGCGGCACAGAGACCCTGGCCGACATTGTGGAAAGCCTGGCGCGCCCAGGTCGAGATCCCCGGGAAGATATGCCCGGACCGATCTTCCGCAGGGACGTGCTCAAGATCGAAGACCTGAAGCCGGGAATGGTTCTGAAGGGCACGGTACGCAACGTGGTCGACTTTGGTGCTTTTGTGGACATCGGCGTTAAACAGGACGGCCTGGTGCACCGCAGCCAAATGGCGCGCACCTATGTCAAGAACCCCTTGGAAGTCGTGTCCGTCGGCGACGTAGTGGACGTCAAGGTGCTCAACCTCGACGTGGAGCGGGGACGCATCTCTCTCAGCTTCCTCCTGGACTGA